A single region of the Chrysoperla carnea chromosome 5, inChrCarn1.1, whole genome shotgun sequence genome encodes:
- the LOC123301805 gene encoding procathepsin L isoform X2, with product MYGYLILKLVATCQAVSFFDLILEEWSTFKMTHRKQYESEIEDKFRMKIFMENKNKIAKHNKQYELGLVSYKLALNQYGDMLHHEFISTLNGFNKSTSRLLRGDEPNEAITYIEPANVEVPANVDWREQGAVTPVKNQGHCGSCWSFSATGALEGQHFRSTGKLVSLSEQNLIDCSKKYGNDGCNGGLMDLAFKYIKNNGGIDTEKTYPYQAEDEKCRYTAKNSGATDKGYVDLPSGDEKKLKSAVATIGPISVAIDASHESFQFYSEGIYFEKECSSEQLDHGVLVVGYGTDEDNKHYWIVKNSWGETWGDKGYIKMARNKKNNCGIATQASYPLV from the exons CATGCCAAGCTGTCTCGTTCTTTGATCTTATTTTAGAAGAATGGAGCACATTTAAG ATGACTCATCGCAAACAATATGAAAGTGAAATCGAAGATAAATTCcgcatgaaaatatttatggaaaataaaaataaaattgctaaacataataaacaatatGAACTTGGTTTAGTATCATATAAATTAGCACTTAATCAATATGGTGATATGTTACATCATGAATTTATTAGCACTTTAAATGGTTTCAATAAGTCAACATCAAGATTGTTACGTGGCGATGAACCAAATGAAGCTATTACATATATTGAACCAGCTAATGTTGAAGTACCTGCAAATGTTGATTGGCGTGAACAAGGTGCTGTAACACCTGTTAAAAATCAAGGACATTGTGGATCATGTTGGTCATTCAGTGCT ACTGGAGCTTTGGAAGGACAACATTTCCGATCAACTGGTAAATTAGTATCATTAAGTGaacaaaatttgattgattGTTCAAAAAAATACGGAAATGACGGTTGTAATGGTGGACTTATGGACTTAGCTttcaaatacattaaaaataatggtgGAATTGATACAGAAAAAACTTATCCATATCAAGCCGAAGATGAAAAGTGCAG atATACGGCAAAGAATTCTGGTGCCACAGATAAAGGATACGTAGACCTTCCATCTGGTgatgagaaaaaattaaaatcagctGTTGCTACAATTGGTCCAATTTCAGTTGCAATTGATGCTAGTCATGAATCATTCCAATTTTACTCAGAAGGCatctattttgaaaaagaatgcAGCTCAGAGCAATTAGATCATGGTGTACTTGTCGTAGGATATGGTACCGATGAGGATAATAAACATTATTGGATTGTAAAGAATTCATGGGGTGAAACATGGGGTGACAAAGGTTACATCAAAATGGCCCGTAACAAGAAAAATAACTGTGGTATTGCAACACAAGCAAGTTACCCATTAgtgtaa
- the LOC123301805 gene encoding procathepsin L isoform X1, translated as MKLLLFVGLIAACQAVSFFDLILEEWSTFKMTHRKQYESEIEDKFRMKIFMENKNKIAKHNKQYELGLVSYKLALNQYGDMLHHEFISTLNGFNKSTSRLLRGDEPNEAITYIEPANVEVPANVDWREQGAVTPVKNQGHCGSCWSFSATGALEGQHFRSTGKLVSLSEQNLIDCSKKYGNDGCNGGLMDLAFKYIKNNGGIDTEKTYPYQAEDEKCRYTAKNSGATDKGYVDLPSGDEKKLKSAVATIGPISVAIDASHESFQFYSEGIYFEKECSSEQLDHGVLVVGYGTDEDNKHYWIVKNSWGETWGDKGYIKMARNKKNNCGIATQASYPLV; from the exons ATGAAGTTGTTATTATTTGTTGGGCTGATTGCAGCATGCCAAGCTGTCTCGTTCTTTGATCTTATTTTAGAAGAATGGAGCACATTTAAG ATGACTCATCGCAAACAATATGAAAGTGAAATCGAAGATAAATTCcgcatgaaaatatttatggaaaataaaaataaaattgctaaacataataaacaatatGAACTTGGTTTAGTATCATATAAATTAGCACTTAATCAATATGGTGATATGTTACATCATGAATTTATTAGCACTTTAAATGGTTTCAATAAGTCAACATCAAGATTGTTACGTGGCGATGAACCAAATGAAGCTATTACATATATTGAACCAGCTAATGTTGAAGTACCTGCAAATGTTGATTGGCGTGAACAAGGTGCTGTAACACCTGTTAAAAATCAAGGACATTGTGGATCATGTTGGTCATTCAGTGCT ACTGGAGCTTTGGAAGGACAACATTTCCGATCAACTGGTAAATTAGTATCATTAAGTGaacaaaatttgattgattGTTCAAAAAAATACGGAAATGACGGTTGTAATGGTGGACTTATGGACTTAGCTttcaaatacattaaaaataatggtgGAATTGATACAGAAAAAACTTATCCATATCAAGCCGAAGATGAAAAGTGCAG atATACGGCAAAGAATTCTGGTGCCACAGATAAAGGATACGTAGACCTTCCATCTGGTgatgagaaaaaattaaaatcagctGTTGCTACAATTGGTCCAATTTCAGTTGCAATTGATGCTAGTCATGAATCATTCCAATTTTACTCAGAAGGCatctattttgaaaaagaatgcAGCTCAGAGCAATTAGATCATGGTGTACTTGTCGTAGGATATGGTACCGATGAGGATAATAAACATTATTGGATTGTAAAGAATTCATGGGGTGAAACATGGGGTGACAAAGGTTACATCAAAATGGCCCGTAACAAGAAAAATAACTGTGGTATTGCAACACAAGCAAGTTACCCATTAgtgtaa
- the LOC123300871 gene encoding RNA-binding protein 26 encodes MLIENPDAFKAWLTSVLEPLCDADPEALAKYVYALVRKDRPIEALREGMVEQLDVFLQKETKPFVELLFKTLEKQEYLQQPATPIPNTNPPNPNIPPVITKPDVPEVTTTKEVKPIIPVSSLPDLTLETVNGTAAVTTTTVKKDFVRENDTPVPHRKEREHKKSESEKDEKAPATVRPGRLRHRSNSRNRSRSRSWDRSRRSRSRDRSRERERRDRSRPWRNKSPPRRYERRRSRSNSPVIPRNRSPRHSYRGRYRNRSPPRSHSRSRSRSLDKDKKDHKEPLSGAGTPTQDSNHGDTDMRLISSTQSIQSVVANADVNSGSGNFVPNNTGPVFHGKRRCRDFDEKGYCMRGDMCPYDHGNDPVVLENTTLGTVLAFGPNGQPPLEGPPANEMLAPPMIRPNSAHVMHGHHLPHRPMHPGIPPEYNPSAPSMWNRSGFRGGPISGPPRPGMFHGPGLPLLGGPQQGLNAPPGPHNLVQRELISVPVLDNSSQHMNDVMYPRTADYMSLQENMGMKKKPGFDFNRLGPRTKNPVNCSLELKKVPRELNNITHLNNHFSKFGKIVNIQVNYEGDPEAALITFSSHTEAYAAHRSTEAVLNNRFIKVFWHSNGDGKQENVPPRSVKERLGGQQVTNVSSNTHKVLNMVQPKANTTGTGTTPTTTAQSDGNSNSNEEENTDKNNMVVNNTAKSLYFIPSAKKEMLADNRAQQNAAIKKSQEILAFKEQVKKKQEERRKEAAQLTQDLIKRKQELLDKQLTQQKVLLDKLEKVGPQGPQRETIKEAIQKLQQSIEDTRKSLVAAVKQRSVTQVSVAAKISQQRKSKDEAQKELLDAELDLITKQQEGADTSDLQKKVFELKKHAQQLGIPLNSRRGSMPPLRISRGFKFIRGSRSSHSFANASVDHRPTKLLVSGYEIEEKTDVLAHFAQYGEISDYVSDDSTPSVVLNFKTRKEAELAMLKGKHFQDRTLSVTWCTNVQLSNQLSTNRRDSRAVLLSESDDDHLLDSIPEDELNAEGVDLSEEALLQDDEEEEEENEEDRSWRR; translated from the exons atgttaattgaaaatCCAGATGCTTTTAAAGCTTGGCTTACATCTGTTTTGGAACCATT ATGTGATGCTGATCCTGAAGCACTAGCTAAATATGTCTATGCCCTTGTTCGTAAAGATAGGCCGATTGAGGCCCTTCGAGAAGGAATGGTGGAACAATTAGATGTATTTCTACAAAAAG AAACAAAACCATTTGTTGAATTGTTGTTTAAAACCCTTGAAAAACAAGAATATTTACAACAGCCAGCAACACCTATTCCTAATACGAATCCACCAAATCCAAATATACCACCAGTGATTACAAAACCTGATGTCCCTGAAGTGACAACGACAAAGGAAGTTAAACCTATTATACCCGTTTCATCATTACCTGACCTTACACTTGAAACCGTTAATGGTACAGCAGCGGTTACAACAACGACagttaaaaaagattttgttcGAGAAAATGACACGCCAGTACCTCATAGGAAAGAGCGTGAACATAAAAAATCAGAATCG GAAAAAGATGAAAAAGCACCCGCAACAGTCCGACCTGGACGATTACGTCACAGATCAAATTCCAGAAATCGTTCACGATCACGATCTTGGGATCGATCTAGACGATCAAGATCAAGGGATCGATCACGAGAGCGAGAAAGACGGGACAGAAGTAGACCATGGCGTAATAAGTCACCACCTCGACGATATGAAAGAAGGCGATCTCGTTCAAATTCACCGGTAATTCCAAGGAATCGATCACCCAGACATAGTTACAGAGGACGCTATAGGAATAGATCACCACCAAGATCTCATTCACGATCAAGATCCAGATCATTAG ataaagataaaaaagatcATAAAGAGCCATTGTCCGGTGCTGGAACACCTACACAAGACTCTAATCATGGAGATACAGACATGCGATTAATAAGCAGTACTCAAAGTATACAATCTGTGGTAGCAAATGCTGATGTAAATTCGGGTAGTGGAAATTTTGTACCAAATAATACAGGACCGGTATTTCATGGAAAACGTCGATGCCGTGATTTTGATG AAAAAGGATATTGTATGCGGGGTGATATGTGTCCATATGATCATGGAAATGATCCTGttgttttagaaaatacaaCTCTTGGTACTGTTCTAGCATTCGGACCAAATGGACAACCACCTTTAGAag GACCTCCAGCAAATGAAATGCTTGCACCACCAATGATCCGACCAAATTCTGCGCATGTAATGCATGGACATCATTTACCGCACAGGCCGATGCACCCTGGAATTCCACCAG AGTATAATCCAAGTGCACCAAGTATGTGGAATCGAAGTGGATTCCGAGGAGGTCCTATATCTGGCCCTCCACGGCCTGGTATGTTTCATGGCCCTGGTTTACCCTTACTTGGTGGACCACAGCAAGGTTTAAATGCACCACCTGGTCCTCATAATCTTGTACAAAGAgaattaattagtgtacctGTTTTGGATAATTCATCCCAACATATGAATGACGTCATGTATCCACGGACTGCTGATTATATGTCt cttcaaGAAAATATGGGAATGAAGAAAAAACCTGGTTTTGATTTTAATAGACTTGGTCCAAGAACAAAGAATCCTGTAAATTGTTCCTTAGAATTGAAAAAAGTGCCTCGTGAACTTAATAATATAACACATTTaaacaatcatttttcaaagtttggaaaaattgtaaatattcag GTAAATTATGAAGGAGATCCAGAAGCAGCGTTAATAACATTTTCTAGTCATACTGAAGCATATGCAGCACATCGTAGTACCGAGGCCGTTTTAAATAATcgatttattaaagttttctgGCATTCAAATGGTGACGGAAAACAAGAAAATGTACCACCTAGGTCAGTGAAAGAACGTTTAGGTGGTCAACAAGTAACAAATGTATCATCAAATACGCATAAAGTATTAAACATGGTACAACCAAAAGCAAATACAACAGGAACTGGTACCACTCCAACAACAACAGCACAGAGTGATGGAAATAGTAATTCAAACGAAGAAGAAAATACTGACAAAAATAATATGGTTGTAAATAACACAGCCAaatcactttattttattcctAGTGCCAAGAAAGAAATGTTGGCTGATAATCGAGCTCAACAAAATGCAGCCATTAAAAAGAGTCAAGAGATATTGGCATtcaaagaacaagtgaaaaagaAGCAAGAAGAACGACGGAAAGAAGCCGCTCAACTTACGCAAGATCTCATTAAACGAAAACAAGAGTTATTAGATAAACAATTGACTCAACAAAAAGTGTTATTAGATAAATTAGAAAAag ttGGTCCACAAGGTCCACAAAGAGAAACTATTAAGGAAGCgatacaaaaattacaacaatCAATTGAAGATACTCGTAAAAGTTTAGTAGCTGCGGTAAAACAACGTTCTGTAACACAAGTAAGCGTTGCTGCCAAAATATCACAACAGAGGAAATCAAAAGATGAGGCTCAAAAAGAATTATTGGATGCTGAATTAGATTTAATCACAAAACAACAAGAAGGCGCTGACACCTCGgatttacagaaaaaagtttttgaattaaagaaACATGCACAACAATTGGGTATCCCATTGAATAGTAGACGCGGTTCAATGCCACCATTACGAATTTCAAGGGGATTCAAATTTATTCGCGGCAGTCGTAGTAGTCATTCATTTGCAAATGCTAGTGTTGATCATCGACCGACTAAGTTATTGGTATCAGGATatgaaattgaagaaaaaactgATGTATTGGCTCATTTTGca cAATATGGAGAAATTTCCGATTATGTATCTGATGATTCAACACCAAGTGtggtattaaatttcaaaaccaGAAAAGAAGCAGAATTGGCCATGCTTAAAGGAAAACATTttcag gATCGTACGTTATCGGTCACCTGGTGTACAAATGTCCAATTAAGTAATCAACTAAGTACAAATAGACGAGATTCTCGTGCAGTTTTGTTAAGTGAATCTGATGATGATCATTTATTGGATTCAATACCTGAGGATGAG TTAAATGCTGAAGGTGTCGATTTATCAGAAGAAGCACTTCTTCAAGACGACGAAGAGGAGGAAGAGGAGAATGAGGAAGATCGTTCGTGGAGGCGATAG
- the LOC123300208 gene encoding zinc finger C4H2 domain-containing protein isoform X1, whose amino-acid sequence MTSIQERVIFAKLEAMKDIRSKTIQLEKLKSRITREVEATDQEEKCLAEYKQEMELLLQEKMAHVEELRQIHADINAMESVIKQSEECRSRALNSASRLHEEYVPLKAEVDRLRRECLGLARLPDLHEEEGSIIKPDRFVNQFYPQSKIQPSPSFTGKEWSRPPPNMGTITHTLPSPFLPPPPPSTLRLLSINKPETSRGSSTMGLGHPGPPPPTFRSDFVALRQQPPPMKSCLSCHQQIHRNAPICPLCKAKSRSRNPKKPKKK is encoded by the exons atgaCTTCTATTCAAGAACGAGTGATATTCGCGAAATTAGAAGCAATGAAAGATATCag ATCAAAAACAATTCagttagaaaaattgaaatcacgTATTACACGAGAAGTAGAGGCTACTGATCAAGAAGAAAAATGTCTTGCAGAATATAAACAAgaaatggaattattattacaagaaaaaatgGCACATGTTGAAGAATTACGACAAATCCATGCTGATATTAACGCT atgGAAAGTGTCATCAAACAGTCAGAGGAGTGTCGTTCACGAGCTTTAAATTCAGCATCGAGGTTACATGAAGAATATGTACCATTGAAAGCAGAAGTTGACCGTTTAAGACGAGAATGCTTAGGATTAGCAAGGTTGCCTGACTTACATGAAGAGGAAGGTTCCATTATTAAACCAga TCGTTTTGTAAACCAATTTTATCCACAATCAAAAATTCAACCATCACCTTCATTTACCGGAAAAGAATGGAGTCGACCACCGCCTAATATGGGAACAATTACACATACGCTACCATCACCATTTTTACCGCCGCCACCACCGTCAACTCTGCGATTATTATCGATTAACAAACCAGAAACTAGTCGAGGATCATCAACAATGGGTCTCGGACATCCAGGCCCTCCACCACCTACATTCAGGTCGGACTTTGTTGCTTTGAG aCAACAACCGCCACCAATGAAATCATGTCTAAGCTGTCATCAACAAATTCATCGAAATGCTCCAATATGTCCTTTATGCAAAGCAAAATCAAGATCTCGTAAtccaaaaaaaccgaaaaagaaatga
- the LOC123300208 gene encoding zinc finger C4H2 domain-containing protein isoform X2: protein MTSIQERVIFAKLEAMKDIRSKTIQLEKLKSRITREVEATDQEEKCLAEYKQEMELLLQEKMAHVEELRQIHADINAMESVIKQSEECRSRALNSASRLHEEYVPLKAEVDRLRRECLGLARLPDLHEEEGSIIKPDRFVNQFYPQSKIQPSPSFTGKEWSRPPPNMGTITHTLPSPFLPPPPPSTLRLLSINKPETSRGSSTMGLGHPGPPPPTFRQQPPPMKSCLSCHQQIHRNAPICPLCKAKSRSRNPKKPKKK, encoded by the exons atgaCTTCTATTCAAGAACGAGTGATATTCGCGAAATTAGAAGCAATGAAAGATATCag ATCAAAAACAATTCagttagaaaaattgaaatcacgTATTACACGAGAAGTAGAGGCTACTGATCAAGAAGAAAAATGTCTTGCAGAATATAAACAAgaaatggaattattattacaagaaaaaatgGCACATGTTGAAGAATTACGACAAATCCATGCTGATATTAACGCT atgGAAAGTGTCATCAAACAGTCAGAGGAGTGTCGTTCACGAGCTTTAAATTCAGCATCGAGGTTACATGAAGAATATGTACCATTGAAAGCAGAAGTTGACCGTTTAAGACGAGAATGCTTAGGATTAGCAAGGTTGCCTGACTTACATGAAGAGGAAGGTTCCATTATTAAACCAga TCGTTTTGTAAACCAATTTTATCCACAATCAAAAATTCAACCATCACCTTCATTTACCGGAAAAGAATGGAGTCGACCACCGCCTAATATGGGAACAATTACACATACGCTACCATCACCATTTTTACCGCCGCCACCACCGTCAACTCTGCGATTATTATCGATTAACAAACCAGAAACTAGTCGAGGATCATCAACAATGGGTCTCGGACATCCAGGCCCTCCACCACCTACATTCAG aCAACAACCGCCACCAATGAAATCATGTCTAAGCTGTCATCAACAAATTCATCGAAATGCTCCAATATGTCCTTTATGCAAAGCAAAATCAAGATCTCGTAAtccaaaaaaaccgaaaaagaaatga
- the LOC123300873 gene encoding integumentary mucin C.1-like isoform X2, protein MKIINITIFVFLFVIQAYSLPNGVKTETEPAIVPEAGKEVGISPIPYTTLEPQPPDNTTTTVAPSTNTTTTSTTTEPPKPDTTTPSTTTSSTTVAPNTTTEAPKTTTQAPNTTTLAPNTTTLAPNVTTVAPTTLAPATTTVAPHSHTQRFDFPSFIGGIMLTLGLLAIGIISHKFYKARTDRNYHTL, encoded by the exons atgaaaataataaatattacaattttcgtatttttgttTGTGATACAAGCATATTCCTTACCAAATGGAGTAAAAACAG aaactGAACCTGCGATTGTGCCAGAAGCCGGAAAGGAGGTTGGTATATCACCTATTCCTTATACAACTTTGGAACCTCAACCACCAGACAATACAACTACGACAGTTGCACCCTCAACAAATACTACTACAACTTCTACAACGACAGAACCACCCAAACCCGACACTACAACGCCATCTACTACAACATCAAGTACAACTGTAGCACCAAACACTACAACCGAAGCTCCAAAAACTACCACACAAGCACCAAATACTACTACATTAGCACCCAATACTACTACTTTGGCACCAAATGTTACAACTGTAGCACCAACAACTCTTGCCCCAGCAACTACTACAGTTGCACCACACAGTCACACACAGCGATTCGATTTCCCAAGCTTTATTGGTGGTATAATGTTAACACTAGGTTTGTTAGCAATTGGAATTATATCCCATAAATTTTACAAAGCACGTACGGACCGTAATTATCAcactctttaa
- the LOC123300872 gene encoding sorting and assembly machinery component 50 homolog A, producing MGLVHAKEPNTPNIQQNIHSKKLRNFQKPESSDSNNINSSNHINIEGVKARVDKIFVEGLGRTKDDIVIHCVREMFKARDFSAVLHTATKARQQLENLGCFRNIGVYIDTSKGPKSTPEGLDVTFYVKEHKRIVGGISTSVGNNSEGNLIVGLRSPNVFGRGERVQCEYSYGSRKTDNISCSITKPLFTMRNSSISAGFFQTGSEWPWSGYRLVDKGLNVDFQFNSLPLIKHNLQWEGVIRNLSVTSRTTSFDVREESGPKLKSAIKHSVSIDQRDHKIFPTSGSYFVLTSEFAGLGGNVGFLKNDALIQTNYSIVKDIVAQLVLHGGFLKGIGGKDITAHDKFYLGGPQTLRGFQTRGVGPHSDGDALGSDIFWAAALHIYTPLPFRPGKGGFGDLFRTHAFVNLGSIGNFKFDDEILNNLRLLSTEMRLAYGLGIALKLGEIARIEVNYCIPAMWKKGDRLSSGIQFGVGVNFL from the exons ATGGGTTTAGTACATGCTAAA GAACCAAATACTccgaatattcaacaaaatattcattcaaaaaaattaagaaactttCAAAAACCAGAATCATctgattcaaataatattaatagttcAAATCATATAAACATCGAAGGTGTAAAg GCTCGAgtggataaaatttttgtagaaggACTTGGAAGAACAAAAGATGATATCGTCATTCATTGTGTCCGTGAAATGTTCAAAGCTCGTGACTTTTCAGCGGTTTTACATACAGCAACaaaa gcaCGACAACAGTTAGAAAATTTGGGTTGTTTTAGAAATATTGGAGTGTATATCGATACAAGTAAAGGGCCAAAATCAACTCCTGAAGGTTTAGAT gtAACATTTTATGTTAAAGAGCATAAGCGAATTGTTGGAGGTATATCAACATCAGTTGGAAATAATTCcgaaggtaatttaattgtgGGTTTACGTTCACCAAATGTTTTTGGTCGTGGAGAACGAGTTCAGTGTGAATATAGCTATGGGTCACGCAAAACAGATAATATTTCTTGTAGCATAACGAAACCTTTATTCACGATGAGAAATAGTAG tatatCGGCTGGATTTTTTCAAACCGGCTCTGAGTGGCCTTGGTCTGGATATCGATTAGTAGATAAAGGCCTTAATGTTGATTTCCAATTCAATTCACTGCCATTA atTAAACATAATTTGCAATGGGAAGGTGTTATACGCAATTTGAGTGTAACATCGCGAACAACTTCGTTTGATGTTCGTGAAGAATCTGGTCCCAAATTAAAGTCAGCAATAAAACATAGCGTATCAATAGATCAAAGAGATCATAAAATCTTTCCAACTTCAGGAAGTTACTTTGTACTTACATCAGAATTTGCTGGACTTGGAGGAAATGttggttttctcaaaaatgatGCTTTAATTCAAACCAATTATTCAATTGTTAAAGATATA GTGGCACAGTTAGTTTTGCATGGAGGGTTTCTAAAAGGTATCGGAGGTAAAGACATAACTGCACATGATAAATTCTATTTAGGCGGTCCCCAAACTTTACGTGGATTTCAAACCCGTGGAGTTGGTCCCCATTCAGATGGCGATGCCTTAGGTTCAGAT ATTTTTTGGGCTGCTGCCTTACATATATACACTCCATTACCGTTTCGCCCTGGAAAGGGAGGTTTTGGTGATTTATTCAGAACACATGCATTTGTAAACCTTGGTAGTATtggcaattttaaatttg atgacgaaatattaaataacttaaGATTACTGTCAACTGAAATGAGATTAGCATATGGACTGGGTATTGCATTAAAATTAGGTGAAATAGCAAGAATCgaagtaaattattgtatacCAGCAATGTGGAAGAAAGGTGATCGACTTAGTTCAGGGATACAATTTGGTGTTGGCgttaatttcttataa
- the LOC123300873 gene encoding porimin-like isoform X1: MKIINITIFVFLFVIQAYSLPNGVKTDLPDLPCDPSVCVLPECYCPDGENGTFVPTETEPAIVPEAGKEVGISPIPYTTLEPQPPDNTTTTVAPSTNTTTTSTTTEPPKPDTTTPSTTTSSTTVAPNTTTEAPKTTTQAPNTTTLAPNTTTLAPNVTTVAPTTLAPATTTVAPHSHTQRFDFPSFIGGIMLTLGLLAIGIISHKFYKARTDRNYHTL, encoded by the exons atgaaaataataaatattacaattttcgtatttttgttTGTGATACAAGCATATTCCTTACCAAATGGAGTAAAAACAG ATCTACCTGACCTACCTTGTGATCCATCTGTATGTGTACTTCCAGAATGTTACTGCCCTGATGGCGAAAACGGAACATTTGTCCCAACTg aaactGAACCTGCGATTGTGCCAGAAGCCGGAAAGGAGGTTGGTATATCACCTATTCCTTATACAACTTTGGAACCTCAACCACCAGACAATACAACTACGACAGTTGCACCCTCAACAAATACTACTACAACTTCTACAACGACAGAACCACCCAAACCCGACACTACAACGCCATCTACTACAACATCAAGTACAACTGTAGCACCAAACACTACAACCGAAGCTCCAAAAACTACCACACAAGCACCAAATACTACTACATTAGCACCCAATACTACTACTTTGGCACCAAATGTTACAACTGTAGCACCAACAACTCTTGCCCCAGCAACTACTACAGTTGCACCACACAGTCACACACAGCGATTCGATTTCCCAAGCTTTATTGGTGGTATAATGTTAACACTAGGTTTGTTAGCAATTGGAATTATATCCCATAAATTTTACAAAGCACGTACGGACCGTAATTATCAcactctttaa